In one window of Armatimonadota bacterium DNA:
- a CDS encoding metallopeptidase family protein encodes MRLPRETFEQLVAEAIEGLPDEFADKLDNVEFIIENHPSPDDYDERGVEPGSVLLGLYHGVPLTERSPFSPTMMPDEITIFQRPLEQVCRTPEEIIYQVRRTVLHEIAHHFGISDERLEELGYG; translated from the coding sequence ATGCGCCTTCCCCGCGAGACGTTTGAGCAACTCGTCGCCGAGGCAATCGAGGGGCTGCCGGATGAGTTCGCCGATAAACTCGACAACGTCGAGTTCATCATCGAGAATCACCCGAGCCCGGATGATTACGACGAGCGCGGCGTCGAACCCGGCAGCGTACTTCTCGGACTGTACCACGGCGTTCCGCTGACCGAGCGCTCGCCATTCTCACCGACGATGATGCCCGACGAGATCACCATCTTCCAGCGCCCGCTCGAGCAGGTCTGCCGCACGCCGGAGGAGATTATCTACCAGGTGCGCCGCACCGTGCTCCACGAGATCGCCCATCATTTCGGGATCTCGGACGAACGCCTCGAGGAGTTGGGGTACGGATAG